The genomic segment GAGCGGCGGGTCAGGGCTGCGCTGCTCGCCGTCTTCGCTTCCGGTGACAGCGCGGCCCGTCCGGGGAAGCCGTCCGGGGATTGATCAGCGGCCGCGCGTGCGTCAGCCCGGCTACGCCGGTCGACATGCTCAGGTCGGACGACGCAGACGTCCTGCCCGGGCGATAACGGGCTGTGACGACCCCGGCCCGGCCGCGGCCCCGTCAGATCGTGATGCATAGGTGTGCATTCGAAATGCACTTCGTCGCTGGGCGCGGCAGTGGTCACCGAACGTGCAGGGCCGAGGCGCTCGCGTCGATCGCCGCGGCTACGCGGCGGGAATGTTCGGCGGTGGCGTGCTGGTAACGCTGAGCGGCGTTCGACGTCGAGTGACCGGCCATGTGCATCAACGTGGCCAGCGTCGCCCCGTGCTCGGCGGCCGCGGTCATCGCGGAGTGGCGCAGGTCGTGCGTCCGCACATCCGGGCGGCCGAGCCGGTCGAGCGCCCGGCGGAGCACCTGCGAGTAGCCGTCGAGGACGTCCCGGCCCGAGGCGGTGACGAACAGCAGGTCTGTCTTCACCGCGTCCGCGCGGTGGGCCACCAGGTGCTCCCGGACAGCCGCGGCGACGAACGAGGGCAGGGGAACAGTGCGGAAGCCCTTGGCCGATTTCGGCTGATCGACCGTCAGTTCCCCGGCCACGCGATAGAAGCGCCGCGACACCCGGACCGCAGGCTGGTCGCCGAGGTCGACGTCCAGCACGCGCAGCGCCGCCAGCTCTCCAGCGCGCAGGCCGGAGTAAGCGGCCAGGACGACGAACGCTCGGTAGTGTGGCGGAACCTCGTCGGCCAGCTCGGCGATCTGCACGGCGGACAGGACCGGACGCTCCGCCGAGCGCGCCTCCCCGCCGCCGGTGATCCGGCAGGGCTGGCGCATCAGCAGCTCGTCGTCCACGGCGGTCTGCAGGATCGACCGCAGCAGCCGGTAGGAGCGGGCCACCGTCGCCGAGCCGTCGGGCCTGAGGTGTGCAACCGAGGGGTCGTGATCGCCGCGGGAAGTCATCTGCGCCCGCAACGC from the Sporichthyaceae bacterium genome contains:
- a CDS encoding site-specific integrase, with protein sequence MATRAKVRGSGGKGRSTGFGAVEALPSGRYRVRWRDEQGGRRTADQTFATVTAARGFLATIQADMLRKTYRAPREVTETLSEYGTDWLASRPGLKASSRNQYRIDFRRHIEPYLGSRRLDQIEPETVRRWHAELSRALRAQMTSRGDHDPSVAHLRPDGSATVARSYRLLRSILQTAVDDELLMRQPCRITGGGEARSAERPVLSAVQIAELADEVPPHYRAFVVLAAYSGLRAGELAALRVLDVDLGDQPAVRVSRRFYRVAGELTVDQPKSAKGFRTVPLPSFVAAAVREHLVAHRADAVKTDLLFVTASGRDVLDGYSQVLRRALDRLGRPDVRTHDLRHSAMTAAAEHGATLATLMHMAGHSTSNAAQRYQHATAEHSRRVAAAIDASASALHVR